ATGCAGGCCGAGCGCCAGCAGCCCGGCCTGGACGGTGGTCCGGCTGAGCGCGGCGCAGAGGAGGCCGAGGCTGATGACCGGGGTCAGGGAGAGCGGGTTGAGCACGGCCAGGCCCAGGAGCAGATCGGCGCGCCACAGCCCCCCGCGCATGGCGGCCGCCGCCGCGGCCCCGGCCGAGAGCGCGAACCCGCCGACCATGAGGAAGACGAAGGCGCCGATGGCCTTTGCCGCCAGGAACTGCCCCCGCGACAGCGGGCCGGAGACCATCTGGGCGAAGATTCCGGCCTGCCGTTCCTGGGCCAGGGAGAGCGCCGTGGCCAGAAGCGGCAGCAGCGGCCAGAAGGTCGCGGTCAGGGCCTGCACGGCGCGCACGGCGGCCACGTCGCCGCCGCCCGGCAGGACCAGGGCGGCCAGGGCGCCCGCCAGGGGCACGGGCAGGAGCAGCAGCCACATGGCGGGCCGCGAGATGCCGCGCCGCGCCTCGGCGGCCAGGGCGGCCCGAAGGCCCGAAGCGCCGGAGAAGCCCCCTACTCCCATGACGCCTCCAGGGCCGCTTCCACGGCCCGGGCCACGGCCTCCTCGCCGCGGCCCGCGGCCACGCCCTCGCTGACCGCCCGCCCCTCGTGCAGGCAGACGAACCGGTCCACGGCCGCGGCGCTGTCGCGCGGCCGCTGCCCGGT
This portion of the Desulfovibrio sp. X2 genome encodes:
- a CDS encoding ABC transporter permease subunit, with translation MGVGGFSGASGLRAALAAEARRGISRPAMWLLLLPVPLAGALAALVLPGGGDVAAVRAVQALTATFWPLLPLLATALSLAQERQAGIFAQMVSGPLSRGQFLAAKAIGAFVFLMVGGFALSAGAAAAAAMRGGLWRADLLLGLAVLNPLSLTPVISLGLLCAALSRTTVQAGLLALGLHLVLDAAGGAMGGSLLVHTGVWGIPFERVQDVLAGLPPEPLRSAALLSWLAWTLLPLACAWLVLERRDPA